From the genome of Thermus sediminis, one region includes:
- a CDS encoding protoglobin domain-containing protein → MAKLVELVREALEQMPPETRFRPEDEEVIARHRETLLSWTPELVQAFYDTLFAHPPTKAVFREGERPDREKTLEGWWQRTVEGPLDETYFAWMAKVGLVHVVRGVKNPMTLSMLSFVADFVENKSFKAVLPEAEPLSEAFHRLNTSVGVVITYAYDSFRAQALYEITGIEGALMDRIGQQESQAILKRLIEEGE, encoded by the coding sequence ATGGCCAAGCTTGTGGAATTGGTACGAGAAGCTTTGGAGCAGATGCCGCCGGAGACCCGTTTCCGGCCTGAGGACGAGGAGGTCATCGCCCGGCATAGGGAAACCCTCCTCTCCTGGACCCCTGAGCTGGTCCAGGCCTTCTACGACACCCTCTTCGCCCACCCCCCCACCAAGGCCGTCTTCCGCGAAGGGGAGCGGCCTGACCGGGAGAAGACCCTGGAAGGGTGGTGGCAGCGGACGGTGGAGGGACCCCTGGACGAAACTTACTTCGCCTGGATGGCCAAGGTGGGCCTGGTCCACGTGGTGCGGGGGGTCAAAAACCCCATGACCCTCTCTATGCTTTCCTTCGTGGCGGATTTTGTTGAGAACAAGTCCTTTAAAGCCGTACTCCCGGAAGCGGAACCTTTGAGCGAGGCCTTCCATCGCTTAAACACGTCCGTGGGTGTGGTGATCACCTACGCTTACGACTCCTTCCGGGCTCAGGCCCTCTACGAGATAACGGGCATAGAGGGCGCTCTCATGGACCGTATAGGCCAGCAAGAGTCCCAGGCTATCCTAAAAAGGCTCATAGAAGAGGGGGAATGA
- a CDS encoding MerR family transcriptional regulator, giving the protein MEARYLTSADVARRLGVEGGTVRHYAEVLRELGFPMPREEETGAYLWSPELLEVARVAYAMAKATRGLSFREAVELILYAGGAAQHARQGRSILTLLHRALQLPGHLGDAVEEIRGAVEDLRLVGDDMRRDFMEMVRGYRAELARSVAEAQEVAREARDLLREASSGGWVGPAALLVVALGVFLPMLPFSLPASLVATVGLLAVGVYIGWHLGR; this is encoded by the coding sequence ATGGAGGCGAGGTACCTCACTTCGGCGGATGTAGCTAGGCGTCTTGGGGTGGAAGGGGGCACGGTCAGGCACTATGCGGAGGTTCTCCGTGAGCTTGGCTTCCCCATGCCTCGGGAGGAAGAAACGGGCGCCTATTTGTGGTCCCCTGAGCTTTTGGAGGTGGCCCGCGTGGCCTACGCCATGGCGAAGGCGACTAGAGGTCTGAGCTTCAGGGAGGCCGTGGAGCTCATCCTCTACGCCGGTGGGGCGGCCCAGCATGCCCGGCAGGGGCGGTCTATTCTGACCCTCCTGCACCGGGCGCTGCAACTGCCGGGGCATCTGGGGGATGCCGTGGAGGAGATTCGGGGCGCCGTGGAGGACCTCCGTTTGGTGGGGGATGACATGCGGCGGGACTTCATGGAGATGGTCCGGGGGTACCGGGCTGAGCTGGCCCGGTCGGTGGCTGAAGCCCAGGAGGTGGCCCGTGAGGCCAGGGACCTCCTCCGGGAGGCTTCCTCTGGGGGTTGGGTAGGGCCGGCGGCGCTCCTGGTGGTGGCGTTGGGCGTATTCCTGCCCATGCTCCCCTTCTCCCTTCCGGCGTCCCTGGTGGCCACCGTGGGCCTCCTGGCGGTTGGGGTGTACATCGGTTGGCACTTGGGCCGGTAG
- a CDS encoding DUF4388 domain-containing protein produces MAIFGNLRDMPFPDLVAMLGRRSGVLEVFGLPGKRQGYAVALDGGKVVWVREGNRLLEPLEARSALQELLRLQEGAFEFTPGIPPAGEAALGWPLERLLLTMTTVVDEIQSHQSFLPDPKTRFQAAALEVWLEEPLWSFWERAKPLLQGGASAEDLAARLRLPLDEVRYYLYKLRLAGKVVPVRAYEETRKNEEKRGLFRRLLAALRGRGGGGRGGGR; encoded by the coding sequence ATGGCAATTTTTGGAAACCTAAGGGATATGCCCTTCCCCGACCTGGTGGCCATGCTGGGCCGTCGGAGCGGTGTCTTGGAGGTCTTTGGCCTACCGGGCAAACGGCAAGGGTACGCCGTCGCCCTAGATGGGGGGAAGGTGGTCTGGGTACGGGAGGGGAACCGGCTCCTAGAACCTTTGGAGGCCCGCTCCGCCCTCCAGGAGCTCCTACGCCTCCAGGAGGGAGCCTTTGAGTTCACCCCTGGGATTCCCCCTGCAGGGGAAGCGGCTCTGGGCTGGCCCTTGGAGCGCCTCCTCCTCACCATGACCACTGTGGTGGACGAGATCCAAAGCCACCAATCCTTCCTTCCCGACCCCAAGACCCGCTTCCAGGCCGCCGCCCTGGAGGTCTGGTTGGAGGAGCCCCTGTGGTCCTTCTGGGAGCGGGCCAAGCCCCTTCTCCAAGGGGGGGCCTCCGCCGAGGACCTTGCCGCCCGGCTCCGGCTTCCCCTGGACGAGGTCCGCTACTACCTGTACAAGCTCCGCCTGGCGGGCAAGGTGGTCCCGGTCAGGGCCTACGAGGAAACCCGCAAGAACGAGGAGAAGCGGGGCCTCTTCCGCAGGCTCCTGGCGGCCCTTAGAGGAAGGGGAGGAGGAGGAAGGGGAGGAGGAAGGTGA
- a CDS encoding roadblock/LC7 domain-containing protein, with protein MGRQEELQEVIRQLRQAVPEITGVMVASTDGLSLASDLPEAEGARAAAMAATALGLGKRIAQNSALGGLEEVVVRGGSGYLVVYSAGDKGCWRWPPLRGPTWASSTWRPGGGAEDRADFGIGGKP; from the coding sequence ATGGGCCGACAAGAGGAGCTCCAAGAGGTGATACGGCAACTTCGGCAGGCGGTCCCCGAGATCACCGGGGTTATGGTGGCCTCTACGGACGGCCTCTCCCTGGCTAGCGACCTCCCCGAGGCCGAGGGGGCTCGGGCGGCGGCCATGGCGGCCACGGCCCTAGGCTTGGGCAAGCGCATTGCCCAGAACTCGGCTCTGGGGGGGCTGGAGGAGGTGGTGGTCCGGGGAGGGAGCGGCTACCTGGTGGTCTACAGCGCCGGGGACAAGGGGTGCTGGCGGTGGCCGCCCCTGCGGGGGCCAACCTGGGCCTCATCCACTTGGAGGCCCGGGGGTGGCGCAGAGGATCGCGCAGATTTTGGGATAGGAGGAAAACCATGA
- a CDS encoding GTP-binding protein, whose amino-acid sequence MRPLKLVVSGPVGAGKTTFIRSLSEIPVVETDELASEDIGKEKTTVALDFGLLTLDGVPIHLFGTPGQERFDFMWDVLVEGALGLVLLVAGDSPRDFPKARHILEYLTSRHPVPFVVGVTRQDLPRVWTPEDVADYFGLPQEQVVGMNATSPTSSTLALIRMLELVTGEQWQGVW is encoded by the coding sequence GTGAGGCCCCTGAAGCTGGTGGTCTCTGGCCCTGTGGGGGCGGGCAAGACCACCTTTATCCGTTCCCTCTCCGAGATCCCCGTGGTGGAGACGGACGAGCTCGCCAGCGAGGACATCGGCAAGGAGAAGACCACGGTGGCCCTGGACTTCGGCCTCCTCACACTGGACGGGGTTCCCATCCACCTCTTCGGCACCCCGGGACAGGAGAGGTTTGACTTCATGTGGGACGTTCTCGTGGAGGGAGCCCTGGGCCTGGTCCTCCTGGTGGCGGGGGACAGCCCCCGGGACTTCCCCAAGGCCCGCCACATCCTGGAATACCTCACCTCCCGCCACCCGGTGCCCTTCGTGGTGGGGGTAACCCGGCAGGACCTGCCCAGGGTGTGGACCCCGGAGGATGTGGCGGACTACTTCGGCCTTCCCCAGGAGCAGGTGGTAGGGATGAACGCCACGAGCCCCACCAGCTCCACTCTGGCCCTCATCCGCATGCTGGAGCTGGTCACGGGGGAGCAGTGGCAGGGGGTTTGGTGA
- a CDS encoding beta propeller repeat protein, whose amino-acid sequence MKGAFRLLALSLGLALLFSTCGGQAQSDFTLSLNPASLTIRQGESGRTTLTLTPQGGFTGQVSLSLVDGNGNPVPLVTLSPTTVSVTGPNPVTQTLTVNVASGAPRGSYSLQVRATSGNLTRTASLSLTVAAAGGTTWTVRRSGTDTYLVGVTYGNGLFVAVGWDGIILTSPDGVNWTQQSSGTDTPLSGVTYGNGLFVAVGWKGIILTSPDGVNWTRTRKVSRTDDLLWGVTYGNGLFVAVGWDGIILTSRDGVNWTEQDSGTERYLEGVIYGNGLFVTVGHGGTILTSPDGKNWTRRDSGTEKVLKRVTYGNGLFVAVGWDGIILTSPDGVDWTEQDSGTDNRLLGITHGNGLFVAVGWDGIILTSPDGVNWTEQDSGTDNWLLGITHGNGLFVAVGWDGTILTSP is encoded by the coding sequence ATGAAGGGCGCATTTAGGCTTCTGGCTCTCTCCTTGGGGCTGGCCCTTCTCTTCTCCACGTGCGGAGGACAGGCCCAGTCGGACTTCACCCTTTCTCTCAACCCCGCGAGCCTCACCATTCGGCAGGGGGAAAGCGGGCGGACCACCCTCACCCTCACCCCGCAGGGGGGCTTTACGGGGCAGGTGAGCCTCTCCCTGGTGGACGGGAACGGGAACCCGGTTCCATTGGTCACCCTCTCCCCCACCACGGTGAGCGTGACCGGCCCCAACCCTGTGACCCAGACCCTCACCGTCAATGTGGCCAGCGGCGCGCCAAGGGGGAGCTACAGCCTCCAGGTCCGGGCCACCTCAGGGAATCTCACCAGGACAGCGAGCCTGAGCCTCACGGTAGCCGCCGCGGGCGGCACTACTTGGACGGTGCGGCGCTCGGGGACGGACACGTACCTCGTGGGCGTCACCTACGGGAATGGCCTCTTTGTGGCCGTGGGGTGGGATGGCATCATCCTCACCTCCCCAGACGGGGTGAACTGGACGCAGCAGTCCTCGGGGACGGATACGCCCCTCTCTGGCGTCACCTACGGGAATGGCCTCTTTGTGGCGGTGGGGTGGAAGGGCATCATCCTCACCTCCCCGGACGGGGTGAACTGGACGAGGACGAGGAAGGTCTCGAGGACAGACGACCTCCTTTGGGGCGTCACCTACGGGAATGGCCTCTTTGTGGCGGTGGGGTGGGATGGCATCATCCTCACTTCCCGGGACGGGGTGAACTGGACAGAGCAGGACTCGGGGACGGAAAGGTACCTTGAGGGCGTCATCTACGGAAACGGTCTCTTCGTGACCGTGGGCCACGGGGGCACCATCCTCACCTCCCCGGATGGCAAGAACTGGACGAGGCGGGATTCGGGGACGGAAAAGGTCCTTAAGAGGGTCACCTACGGGAATGGCCTCTTTGTGGCGGTGGGGTGGGATGGCATCATCCTCACCTCCCCAGACGGGGTGGACTGGACAGAGCAGGACTCGGGGACAGACAACCGGCTTTTGGGCATCACCCACGGGAATGGCCTCTTTGTGGCCGTGGGGTGGGATGGCATCATCCTCACCTCCCCGGACGGGGTGAACTGGACAGAGCAGGACTCGGGGACAGACAACTGGCTTTTGGGCATCACCCACGGGAATGGCCTCTTTGTGGCCGTGGGGTGGGATGGCACCATCCTTACCTCCCCCTGA